The following proteins are co-located in the Megalops cyprinoides isolate fMegCyp1 chromosome 15, fMegCyp1.pri, whole genome shotgun sequence genome:
- the slc1a4 gene encoding neutral amino acid transporter A, whose amino-acid sequence MEKTNEINGHAVSECSAPTSKIPAKNDPKTFKEKLVGFFRRNLLVVLTVSGVLVGVGLGMMVRNMNLTRAQMTYFAFPGEMLLRMLKMIILPLVVCSLISGAASLDTRSLGKLGGIAVSYFLVTTLIASAIGVALAFIIKPGVGAGALNTNNLGLETVSANKETTDSFLDLARNLFPANLVAAAFRSYATDYRMIAVGNNTNGTLIYQKVPVGTETEGMNILGLVLFAMVFGVALRKLGTEGEELIRFFNAFNEATMVLVSWIMWYVPVGIMFLVGSKIVEMEDVVLLVTSLGKYIFASILGHIIHGGIILPLIYFAFTRKNPFSFLSGLITPLTTAFATCSSSATLPSMMKCVEENNGVDKRISRFILPIGATVNMDGAAIFQCIAAVFIAQLNNAELNAGQIFTILVTATASSVGAAGIPAGGIITIAIILEAIGLPTNDLSLMLAVDWIVDRTTTVVNVEGDALGAGILHHINEKEMKKQRQQEKKEEEEELAEVRVEAVANVSAEEETSPLVTHQNQAGEVSPSASEVKEAMESAL is encoded by the exons ATGGAGAAGACTAACGAAATTAACGGACACGCTGTGTCCGAATGCTCGGCACCTACAAGCAAGATTCCAGCCAAGAATGATCCGAAAACCTTCAAAGAGAAGTTAGTGGGGTTTTTCAGAAGGAATCTGTTGGTGGTACTGACGGTGTCCGGGGTCCTGGTGGGCGTCGGGCTCGGCATGATGGTCCGGAATATGAATCTCACCCGCGCGCAGATGACTTATTTTGCTTTTCCCGGAGAAATGCTTCTGAGGATGCTGAAGATGATTATCCTCCCGCTGGTGGTGTGCAGCCTTATCTCGGGCGCTGCCAGTCTGGATACCCGGTCACTGGGGAAACTGGGTGGGATCGCAGTGTCATACTTTTTGGTGACCACTCTCATCGCCTCGGCTATCGGCGTGGCGCTTGCATTTATCATCAAACCTGGGGTGGGTGCAGGGGCACTGAACACTAATAACCTAGGGCTGGAGACCGTTTCTGCCAACAAAGAAACCACCGACTCCTTTTTAGATCTCGCCAG GAACTTGTTTCCAGCAAACTTGGTCGCTGCAGCTTTTCGTTCT TACGCCACAGATTACAGAATGATTGCCGTgggaaacaacacaaatggaaccCTCATCTACCAAAAG GTTCCAGTAGGCACAGAAACCGAGGGCATGAACATCCTGGGCCTGGTTCTGTTCGCCATGGTGTTCGGTGTGGCTCTGAGGAAGTTGGGGactgagggggaggagcttaTACGCTTCTTCAATGCCTTCAACGAAGCCACAATGGTCCTCGTCTCCTGGATCATGTG GTATGTGCCCGTTGGCATCATGTTCCTGGTGGGCAGTAAGATTGTGGAGATGGAAGATGTGGTCCTCCTGGTCACCAGTCTGGGGAAGTACATCTTCGCCTCCATCCTGGGACACATCATCCATGGCGGCATTATCCTGCCCCTTATTTATTTTGCGTTCACCCGCAAAAACCCCTTCAGCTTCCTGTCTGGCCTCATCACCCCTCTCACCACAGCCTTCGCCACCTGCTCCAG CTCAGCGACCCTGCCCTCCATGATGAAGTGTGTGGAGGAGAACAACGGTGTGGACAAAAGGATCAGCCGCTTCATCCTGCCCATTGGAGCCACGGTCAACATGGACGGAGCCGCCATCTTCCAGTGCATCGCCGCCGTCTTCATCGCGCAGCTCAACAACGCTGAGCTCAACGCTGGGCAGATCTTTACAATCCT CGTTACGGCCACAGCATCCAGTGTTGGGGCGGCTGGCATCCCGGCTGGGGGGATAATCACCATCGCCATCATCCTGGAGGCCATCGGCCTCCCCACCAACGACCTGTCTCTCATGCTGGCTGTTGACTGGATCGT agacCGCACAACCACGGTGGTAAACGTGGAGGGTGACGCTCTGGGGGCAGGGATCCTTCACCACATTAACgagaaggagatgaagaagcagaggcagcaggagaaaaaggaggaggaggaggagctagCGGAGGTGAGGGTGGAGGCAGTGGCCAACGTGTCGGCTGAGGAGGAGACATCCCCGCTCGTGACACACCAGAACCAGGCGGGCGAGGTCTCCCCCAGTGCCTCAGAAGTGAAGGAAGCCATGGAGTCTGCCCTTTGA